A single Struthio camelus isolate bStrCam1 chromosome 8, bStrCam1.hap1, whole genome shotgun sequence DNA region contains:
- the LOC104152801 gene encoding E3 ubiquitin-protein ligase RNF170 isoform X3 — protein MHKLCFYRFAQESLQIWQPCNHSDFSCPICLQTATFPVETNCGHLFCGSCLITYWKHSPWLGAITCPLCRQKVVLLDNITCENQQDKPTKQIVNDIRDYNKRFSGQPRPFADYLYDMPLFLTVALRGIFTWDGLVWIFFLRVAVCSFGAIICASSPFDTMPGLLCRILGAADDMVVVFLLLICMINICQQIISDRVDMARSASQSTLSEP, from the exons CACAAACTCTGTTTCTACAGATTTGCTCAG GAATCTCTCCAAATTTGGCAGCCTTGTAATCACAGTGACTTCAGCTGCCCAATCTGTCTCCAAACAGCTACTTTCCCAGTAGAAACCAACTGTGGACATCTATTCTGTG GTTCCTGTCTAATTACATACTGGAAACATAGTCCTTGGTTAGGAGCAATAACCTGCCCTCTCTGCAGGCAGAAG GTGGTTCTTCTGGATAACATCACTTGTGAAAATCAACAAGATAAACCAACTAAGCAAATTGTAAATGACATTAGAGATTACAACAAGCGTTTCTCAGGGCAACCTCGACCT TTTGCAGATTACCTTTATGACATGCCGTTATTCCTGACTGTTGCGTTGCGAGGAATCTTTACCTGGGATGGTCTcgtatggatttttttcctaagagttGCTGTATGCTCCTTTGGAGCAATCATATGCGCATCTTCTCCATTTGACACGATGCCTGGGCTTCTCTGTAGAATACTTGGAGCAGCTGATGACATGGTGgtagttttccttcttttaatatGCATGATAAACATTTGTCAGCAAATTATATCAGACAGGGTAGATATGGCAAGGTCTGCATCTCAGAGCACGCTGTCAGAACCCTGA
- the LOC104152801 gene encoding E3 ubiquitin-protein ligase RNF170 isoform X1 has protein sequence MGLYCHLVQKQLKSHKLCFYRFAQESLQIWQPCNHSDFSCPICLQTATFPVETNCGHLFCGSCLITYWKHSPWLGAITCPLCRQKVVLLDNITCENQQDKPTKQIVNDIRDYNKRFSGQPRPFADYLYDMPLFLTVALRGIFTWDGLVWIFFLRVAVCSFGAIICASSPFDTMPGLLCRILGAADDMVVVFLLLICMINICQQIISDRVDMARSASQSTLSEP, from the exons ATGGGTCTTTACTGTCATCTCGTGCAAAAGCAGCTGAAATCT CACAAACTCTGTTTCTACAGATTTGCTCAG GAATCTCTCCAAATTTGGCAGCCTTGTAATCACAGTGACTTCAGCTGCCCAATCTGTCTCCAAACAGCTACTTTCCCAGTAGAAACCAACTGTGGACATCTATTCTGTG GTTCCTGTCTAATTACATACTGGAAACATAGTCCTTGGTTAGGAGCAATAACCTGCCCTCTCTGCAGGCAGAAG GTGGTTCTTCTGGATAACATCACTTGTGAAAATCAACAAGATAAACCAACTAAGCAAATTGTAAATGACATTAGAGATTACAACAAGCGTTTCTCAGGGCAACCTCGACCT TTTGCAGATTACCTTTATGACATGCCGTTATTCCTGACTGTTGCGTTGCGAGGAATCTTTACCTGGGATGGTCTcgtatggatttttttcctaagagttGCTGTATGCTCCTTTGGAGCAATCATATGCGCATCTTCTCCATTTGACACGATGCCTGGGCTTCTCTGTAGAATACTTGGAGCAGCTGATGACATGGTGgtagttttccttcttttaatatGCATGATAAACATTTGTCAGCAAATTATATCAGACAGGGTAGATATGGCAAGGTCTGCATCTCAGAGCACGCTGTCAGAACCCTGA
- the LOC104152801 gene encoding E3 ubiquitin-protein ligase RNF170 isoform X4: MESLQIWQPCNHSDFSCPICLQTATFPVETNCGHLFCGSCLITYWKHSPWLGAITCPLCRQKVVLLDNITCENQQDKPTKQIVNDIRDYNKRFSGQPRPFADYLYDMPLFLTVALRGIFTWDGLVWIFFLRVAVCSFGAIICASSPFDTMPGLLCRILGAADDMVVVFLLLICMINICQQIISDRVDMARSASQSTLSEP; this comes from the exons GAATCTCTCCAAATTTGGCAGCCTTGTAATCACAGTGACTTCAGCTGCCCAATCTGTCTCCAAACAGCTACTTTCCCAGTAGAAACCAACTGTGGACATCTATTCTGTG GTTCCTGTCTAATTACATACTGGAAACATAGTCCTTGGTTAGGAGCAATAACCTGCCCTCTCTGCAGGCAGAAG GTGGTTCTTCTGGATAACATCACTTGTGAAAATCAACAAGATAAACCAACTAAGCAAATTGTAAATGACATTAGAGATTACAACAAGCGTTTCTCAGGGCAACCTCGACCT TTTGCAGATTACCTTTATGACATGCCGTTATTCCTGACTGTTGCGTTGCGAGGAATCTTTACCTGGGATGGTCTcgtatggatttttttcctaagagttGCTGTATGCTCCTTTGGAGCAATCATATGCGCATCTTCTCCATTTGACACGATGCCTGGGCTTCTCTGTAGAATACTTGGAGCAGCTGATGACATGGTGgtagttttccttcttttaatatGCATGATAAACATTTGTCAGCAAATTATATCAGACAGGGTAGATATGGCAAGGTCTGCATCTCAGAGCACGCTGTCAGAACCCTGA
- the LOC104152801 gene encoding E3 ubiquitin-protein ligase RNF170 isoform X2 produces MGLYCHLVQKQLKSESLQIWQPCNHSDFSCPICLQTATFPVETNCGHLFCGSCLITYWKHSPWLGAITCPLCRQKVVLLDNITCENQQDKPTKQIVNDIRDYNKRFSGQPRPFADYLYDMPLFLTVALRGIFTWDGLVWIFFLRVAVCSFGAIICASSPFDTMPGLLCRILGAADDMVVVFLLLICMINICQQIISDRVDMARSASQSTLSEP; encoded by the exons ATGGGTCTTTACTGTCATCTCGTGCAAAAGCAGCTGAAATCT GAATCTCTCCAAATTTGGCAGCCTTGTAATCACAGTGACTTCAGCTGCCCAATCTGTCTCCAAACAGCTACTTTCCCAGTAGAAACCAACTGTGGACATCTATTCTGTG GTTCCTGTCTAATTACATACTGGAAACATAGTCCTTGGTTAGGAGCAATAACCTGCCCTCTCTGCAGGCAGAAG GTGGTTCTTCTGGATAACATCACTTGTGAAAATCAACAAGATAAACCAACTAAGCAAATTGTAAATGACATTAGAGATTACAACAAGCGTTTCTCAGGGCAACCTCGACCT TTTGCAGATTACCTTTATGACATGCCGTTATTCCTGACTGTTGCGTTGCGAGGAATCTTTACCTGGGATGGTCTcgtatggatttttttcctaagagttGCTGTATGCTCCTTTGGAGCAATCATATGCGCATCTTCTCCATTTGACACGATGCCTGGGCTTCTCTGTAGAATACTTGGAGCAGCTGATGACATGGTGgtagttttccttcttttaatatGCATGATAAACATTTGTCAGCAAATTATATCAGACAGGGTAGATATGGCAAGGTCTGCATCTCAGAGCACGCTGTCAGAACCCTGA